The uncultured Cohaesibacter sp. region CGATACCGTGCGCCTGTTTGACATTGACCCGATTGCCACCGACAAGGCGGAATTCAACTTGAGGGATTCCGGCCTCAAGGTTGTGCGCACATCAAGCCACCAGGAATGCGTCTCTGGCGCGGATATCATCACCACCTGCACCGCTGACAAACAATGCGCCACCATCCTGACCGACAACATGGTCGGCTCCGGCCAGCATATAAATGCCATCGGCGGCGACTGTCCGGGCAAGACGGAGCTGCATGGAGACATTCTGCGCCGTTCAGATATTTTCGTTGAGTATCCGCCACAGACCCGCATTGAAGGCGAAATCCAACAGCTGGATCCGGACCATCCGGTCAAGGAACTCTGGAAAGTGATGACCGGAGAGGAAGAAGGCCGCACCTCCGAAGGTCAGATCACCCTGTTTGATTCCGTCGGCTTTGCCATCGAGGATTTCTCTGCCCTGCGTTACATCCATGATGTCATCAAGGGTACGCCCTTCTACGACGATCTCGACATGCTGGCCGATCCTGACGAGCCACGCGATCTCTACGGCATGGTCCGCCGCGCAGAAAAGTCTCTGGCCGCTGCCGAATAGGCCAGGCATCCGGGCTTGAAGCAAACAAATAGATTGCCATTAAATAGGCCTCTGCGCACTGCGCGGGGCCCTTTTCTTATATCCTCGGCTAATATCCGGTTTTTCCCTTATACGAAAGAATGAACAGGCAGAAATTGGGTATATTCCAAGTTTTTATTTGCCTACTGGTCAAGGATATTCAGAAAATACAAGAATAAAGTGACAAAATTTTCCTAATTGTTTAGCGAAACCCTTTTGCCTTCATGATCCTCTAGGCAATTGGTGGAATATTTTCTGTCCTCCCCTCAGATATCAAACGATTATACCTCCATATTACATACCAAAGAGCAATACCGCACACGTAGACGCTCTGCTATCGCCTAAGCATAATAGTCTGAAAAACAAACCGAGCATCACCGCACCAAACACGCTCAAAAGGGGATGGTGCACAATTTCAATAGACGAGTTCTGGGAGGAACGCATGTCGGAGAACGTCTATCCTGTACCGACGAATGTGGCATCACATGCCCTGATCGATAACGATGCCTATTTGTCCATGTACAAGCAGTCAGTGGAAGATCCGGAAGCCTTCTGGGGA contains the following coding sequences:
- a CDS encoding ornithine cyclodeaminase, encoding MPAPQKDTLNLVPFVSVDNMMKLILSIGVEEAIEGIAAQIEADFKRWESFDKTPRIASHSKEGVIELMPTSDGEVYGFKYVNGHPKNTKEGLQTVTAFGLLADVYTGYPVLLTEMTILTALRTAATSAVAAKYLAPKNAKVMAMIGNGAQCEFQALAFKRICGIDTVRLFDIDPIATDKAEFNLRDSGLKVVRTSSHQECVSGADIITTCTADKQCATILTDNMVGSGQHINAIGGDCPGKTELHGDILRRSDIFVEYPPQTRIEGEIQQLDPDHPVKELWKVMTGEEEGRTSEGQITLFDSVGFAIEDFSALRYIHDVIKGTPFYDDLDMLADPDEPRDLYGMVRRAEKSLAAAE